The genomic region CAGTCTTTTGAGTATATCCATTTCTTGAGTTTGGAGTATCTTTATCTTTCTTCTCATACTTTTCATATCCAAGCTCTGTAGAAAGCTCTGCTTCAAGCATTTCTTGGATAGTATCTTTAAAAAGGTTTTTTAATGACGCATAAAGGTCTGGAATAGATTGAATATTGTTTTCACTGATGAAATTTTTTAATTGTTCCTTTGTCAAAATTGACATTTTTAAAAACCTCCTTCTCGGTTTGTTTTATTTTTGAATTCTTACCAAGAAAGAGGTTTTTAATCATTTTACACAAAATTTTTTACAGTCTCATTTATTTATTACTCCTTATTTTATTATATATTTTGTATTTGGACTATATCCAGTTTTATATTCATTATATTTAAGTTTTACCAAATGGGATGGAATAAACCAAATTAAATTTATAGGTTTTAGTAATTACCTAAATCTTTTACACGATGATGTATTTTTAAAATCTTTTAGTAATACATGGATTATATGGATATTCAATGTTATACCACAAATGGTATTAGCTGTTTTCTTAGCAGTGTTGCTTACTGAAAAAACGATTAGAGGTATAAGTTTTTTTAGAGCGATTTTTTATGTTCCTAACTTAGTTACAGCAGCTTCTATAGGTGTTTTATTTAGCATTTTGTTGGATTGGCAAACTGGTACAGTTAATAAGTTGTTATTATCAATGGGATTTATTAAAGCACCTATAAATTGGTTAAACGAACCAGTTTATGCTCGTGCTACTGTTTCTCTTATTCAATTTTGGCAATGGTTTGGTCCGAGTATGATATTTTTTATAGCAGGTATAAAAGCAATTCCTATAGAGTTGTATGAAGCTGCCTATGTAGATGGAGCAACTAAATGGAAAGTTTTTTGGACAATAACATTACCACTATTGCGCCCAGTAGTATTATATCAAGCTATTACATCATTAATTGGCGGAATGCAAATATTTGATGTTCCTATGACTTTAACAGATGGATTAGGATCTCCTGAAAAGTCTATATTAACGATGGTAATGTATTTGTATAACACAGCGTTTAAAAATAATAATTATGGTTATGCAGCTGCATTGGGTTATGCGTTGTTTTTAATAATATTAGTTTTTTCAATAATATCATTTAAGATAATAAATAGAAAATCTATATATGAATAAGAGGTGATGGTTATGGAGAATATTATTTTAGAAAAACCAAATAATATCCAGTCAAGAGAAAGCAAGGTTAATATTTCTACAGGTATAATATATGTATTTTTAATTATAATGTCCATTATATCATTTCTACCATTTTATATAATGATAATAAACTCTACTCATAGCAATGACGAGTTAGCAACCAAATTGTTGCTATTACCGGGCAATTCTTTAATAGCTAATTATACTCGTATGGTTCAAAATATTAATATTTGGAGAGGATTTTTAAATAGTGTGATTATAGCAGTATCTTGTACAGTTTTGAGCGGTTATTTTAGTGCATTAACTGCATACGGCTTTTCAAAATATAAATTTAAAGGTAATAGTATCTTATTTTGGTTTATACTTGCTACCATGATGATACCAGGGCAACTTGGCTTGGTAGGTTATTTCCAACTAGTAAAATCTTTGGGTTTATTGGATACTTATTGGCCTTTAATTCTTCCATCCATCGCGAGTGCAAGTTCTGTATTCTGGATTAGACAATATATAGATTCATCTGTTCAAGATTCATTAATAGAATCTGCAAGAATTGATGGTTGTGGAGAATTCATGATTTTTAATAAAATTATCTTGCCGCTTATAGTACCTGCTATAGCTACGATATCAATATTTACTTTTGTAGGTTCATGGAATAATTATCTTGCGCCATTAGTTTTGATATTTTCACAGGATAAATTTCCATTGCCTGTGTTAGTTGCAATGATGAAAGGTTATTATAGCAATGATTATGGTGCTATG from Caldanaerobius fijiensis DSM 17918 harbors:
- a CDS encoding transposase, yielding MSILTKEQLKNFISENNIQSIPDLYASLKNLFKDTIQEMLEAELSTELGYEKYEKKDKDTPNSRNGYTQKT
- a CDS encoding carbohydrate ABC transporter permease — its product is MFNVIPQMVLAVFLAVLLTEKTIRGISFFRAIFYVPNLVTAASIGVLFSILLDWQTGTVNKLLLSMGFIKAPINWLNEPVYARATVSLIQFWQWFGPSMIFFIAGIKAIPIELYEAAYVDGATKWKVFWTITLPLLRPVVLYQAITSLIGGMQIFDVPMTLTDGLGSPEKSILTMVMYLYNTAFKNNNYGYAAALGYALFLIILVFSIISFKIINRKSIYE
- a CDS encoding carbohydrate ABC transporter permease, coding for MENIILEKPNNIQSRESKVNISTGIIYVFLIIMSIISFLPFYIMIINSTHSNDELATKLLLLPGNSLIANYTRMVQNINIWRGFLNSVIIAVSCTVLSGYFSALTAYGFSKYKFKGNSILFWFILATMMIPGQLGLVGYFQLVKSLGLLDTYWPLILPSIASASSVFWIRQYIDSSVQDSLIESARIDGCGEFMIFNKIILPLIVPAIATISIFTFVGSWNNYLAPLVLIFSQDKFPLPVLVAMMKGYYSNDYGAMYLGVAISVVPIMIAFFFFSKHIVGGLTVGSIKG